In Nitrospirota bacterium, one DNA window encodes the following:
- a CDS encoding ABC transporter permease produces the protein MKTTWAIARREFLTYFNSPIAYVFITVFLAFSTWLFFRSFFLFGQAEMRSFFVLLPWTFLVFIPAVTMRLWAEERKMGTFELLMSFPVTTVQSVLGKFVAGVAFVLIALALSFPLPAAVAYLGDPDWGPILGGYAGALLMASAYIAVGCFLSSITENQIIAFILTALSLFFLYVLSDDIILSALPGFLVSAASFLGVSSHYENVARGLLDSRDVLYFLSIMILGLLLNTYAIEVRRWR, from the coding sequence ATGAAGACCACCTGGGCCATCGCGCGAAGAGAGTTCCTCACCTATTTCAACTCGCCGATCGCCTACGTTTTTATCACCGTGTTTCTGGCTTTTTCCACCTGGCTGTTCTTCCGTTCTTTCTTTCTCTTCGGCCAGGCCGAGATGCGGTCATTCTTCGTCCTTCTCCCATGGACCTTCCTGGTGTTCATCCCCGCCGTGACCATGCGCCTCTGGGCGGAGGAACGGAAGATGGGCACGTTCGAGCTTCTCATGAGCTTTCCGGTGACCACCGTGCAGTCCGTGCTCGGAAAGTTCGTCGCCGGCGTGGCCTTCGTGCTGATCGCGCTGGCCCTGTCGTTCCCCCTCCCGGCGGCCGTCGCGTATCTCGGCGACCCGGATTGGGGACCGATCCTCGGCGGCTATGCGGGGGCGTTGCTCATGGCGTCCGCCTACATCGCCGTCGGCTGCTTCCTCTCCTCGATCACCGAGAACCAGATCATCGCGTTCATTCTCACCGCGCTCTCGCTGTTCTTCCTCTATGTCTTGAGCGACGACATCATCCTGTCCGCGCTGCCGGGCTTCCTCGTGTCGGCCGCCTCCTTCCTGGGTGTGTCGAGCCACTACGAAAACGTGGCGCGCGGCCTGTTGGATTCAAGGGATGTGCTCTATTTCCTTTCGATCATGATCCTGGGCTTGCTCCTCAATACATACGCGATCGAGGTGCGGCGATGGCGGTGA
- a CDS encoding diguanylate cyclase, with amino-acid sequence MQDPGKRLLLVEEDPVYGKDLVEVLEHDGWRVDWAKSAKEGISASLDGLALVIVDASTEDFFTLELVHTLSQQRHVPLVTICSRSDMEFTDRFLQDGAVDVIIREDVPVTAFPLMLIRSLFLHTQDDEQKRLTDRLQGRYWLKDEGEARDASSELYTQAYMVELLQLEIAHARADRIPVAVLLLSVDQLAHLPAGDSGPKNTELYRQVGRFLRTQLRTMDLLGRYGAEEFLAILPGADVEGAEGAAHRLVEKCGKETIADDQPQAVTLSCGVAVYDPHTAPTGEGGKTDWSTLIERAEKSLHSAKKSGGSQAGTAAAIEAEPR; translated from the coding sequence ATGCAGGATCCTGGAAAAAGACTCCTTCTCGTGGAGGAAGATCCGGTCTATGGAAAAGACCTCGTCGAGGTCCTCGAACACGACGGCTGGCGCGTGGATTGGGCGAAGAGCGCGAAGGAGGGCATCTCCGCGTCGTTGGACGGCCTCGCGCTGGTCATCGTCGATGCCAGCACGGAGGACTTCTTCACGCTGGAGCTCGTTCACACCCTCTCACAGCAGCGGCACGTCCCGCTCGTCACCATCTGTTCACGGTCGGATATGGAGTTCACCGACCGGTTCCTCCAGGACGGCGCGGTGGACGTCATCATCCGTGAAGACGTGCCGGTGACTGCCTTCCCACTCATGCTCATTCGGAGCCTGTTTCTTCACACACAGGACGACGAACAGAAACGGCTGACGGACCGCCTCCAGGGTCGCTACTGGCTTAAGGACGAAGGTGAGGCGCGCGACGCCTCCTCCGAGCTGTATACCCAGGCCTACATGGTCGAGCTGCTGCAATTGGAAATCGCCCACGCCCGGGCGGATCGCATTCCCGTGGCCGTCCTCCTGCTCTCGGTGGACCAACTGGCCCATCTTCCGGCGGGGGACTCCGGCCCAAAGAACACGGAGCTGTATCGCCAGGTCGGCCGGTTTCTACGAACCCAACTTCGCACGATGGATCTCCTGGGACGGTACGGGGCGGAGGAGTTTCTGGCGATCCTGCCGGGAGCCGATGTGGAGGGCGCGGAAGGGGCGGCCCATCGGCTGGTGGAAAAGTGCGGCAAGGAAACGATCGCCGACGATCAGCCTCAGGCCGTCACCCTGAGTTGCGGCGTAGCCGTTTACGACCCCCACACGGCCCCCACCGGAGAAGGGGGGAAGACGGACTGGTCCACGCTTATCGAGAGGGCGGAGAAAAGTCTGCACTCTGCGAAGAAGTCGGGGGGCAGCCAGGCGGGTACAGCGGCGGCTATCGAGGCCGAACCTCGATAG
- a CDS encoding GIY-YIG nuclease family protein, producing MAVIPAHAESRWHYVYLLRSRATDKFYIGCTNNLRRRLEEHSRGKSVTTKRMRPLELIYFEGFRSADDAWRREKHLKYFGSTMARLKSRLKGTLTAWAG from the coding sequence ATGGCGGTGATCCCCGCCCATGCCGAATCGAGGTGGCACTATGTATACCTGCTTCGCAGCAGGGCGACCGACAAATTCTACATTGGGTGCACGAACAATTTGAGAAGACGGCTGGAAGAACATTCCAGGGGGAAAAGTGTGACGACCAAGCGAATGCGACCCCTTGAGCTAATTTACTTTGAAGGGTTCCGGTCGGCGGACGACGCGTGGCGGCGGGAGAAGCACCTGAAATATTTTGGGAGCACTATGGCCCGATTGAAATCAAGATTGAAAGGTACGTTGACGGCATGGGCGGGGTAA
- a CDS encoding FAD-dependent thymidylate synthase: MERKVTVVIGALPEVQGFALARFSRSKPETSFADWILTLSQERAETFYEQFYHKYGHASIADLAHVGLAVEHVSIVAAITLLDEPLLDAQERSTRYMDFTHASFHTPREIAGTPHQQTYESLGAQLFEEYRSFHDSFVSFLAAKFGPTRSPRMDDKAFQETVKAKAFDLARYLLPSSTLTGVGIVASGRTLERHIARLLSNELAEMREIGGEMKSALTARAALNPVHLRVGETLAKAGAADWSTGDLRKEIDFHTYKDCVPLPTLVKYAEARPYASRMRGRMREWIGRKLRDLPGPEGGRGVALCHPDSIEAEMAAGLLYSELPHSFGQIAGFLRSKPKLRDELVALAFEDRDPKDDPPRETAAGFELVFDICMDNGSFRDLHRHRNMVQILKPFDHRLGYDTPEEVHEAGLHERYHRIHQDVIQFAQRLHADVPAAVEYVLPLSFRRRALFKMTFKQLQYLVELRSKPSGHFSYRDIARQIHTAFKEVHPALAGLIRVSPFRPEDFFVR; this comes from the coding sequence ATGGAACGCAAGGTCACGGTCGTCATCGGCGCGCTTCCCGAGGTGCAGGGCTTTGCCCTCGCGCGTTTTTCCCGCTCCAAACCCGAGACTTCTTTCGCGGATTGGATCCTCACCTTGAGCCAGGAACGAGCGGAAACCTTCTATGAACAGTTCTATCACAAGTACGGCCATGCCTCGATTGCCGACCTGGCGCACGTGGGCCTTGCGGTCGAACATGTTTCGATCGTGGCCGCAATCACGCTCCTGGACGAACCCCTGCTGGATGCGCAGGAAAGGTCAACCCGCTACATGGATTTTACCCACGCCTCGTTCCACACCCCCCGGGAGATCGCAGGCACCCCACACCAGCAGACCTACGAATCGCTTGGTGCCCAGCTCTTCGAAGAGTACCGCTCTTTCCACGACTCCTTCGTGTCCTTCCTGGCCGCCAAGTTCGGTCCAACCCGCTCTCCGCGGATGGACGACAAGGCCTTCCAGGAAACGGTGAAGGCCAAGGCCTTCGATCTGGCTCGGTATCTCCTGCCTTCGTCCACTCTGACGGGCGTTGGAATCGTGGCCAGCGGTCGAACGCTGGAGCGTCACATCGCCCGTCTGCTTAGCAACGAACTCGCCGAGATGCGGGAAATTGGCGGCGAAATGAAATCGGCGCTCACCGCTCGTGCCGCGCTCAATCCGGTGCATCTCCGGGTTGGGGAAACTCTGGCCAAGGCCGGGGCGGCGGATTGGAGCACGGGCGATCTCCGGAAAGAGATCGACTTCCATACCTACAAAGACTGCGTCCCGCTGCCCACGCTGGTGAAATACGCTGAGGCCCGGCCCTATGCGAGCCGAATGCGGGGGCGCATGCGGGAGTGGATCGGGAGGAAACTGCGGGACCTGCCGGGGCCGGAAGGCGGACGCGGCGTGGCCCTGTGCCATCCGGATTCGATCGAGGCCGAGATGGCCGCCGGGCTCCTCTATTCGGAGTTGCCTCACTCCTTCGGGCAGATCGCGGGCTTTCTCAGGAGCAAACCCAAACTCCGCGACGAACTGGTCGCCCTGGCCTTCGAAGATCGGGATCCGAAGGACGATCCACCCCGGGAGACCGCGGCAGGGTTTGAGCTCGTGTTCGACATCTGCATGGACAATGGCTCCTTCCGCGACCTCCACCGGCACCGGAACATGGTTCAGATTCTCAAGCCCTTCGACCATCGACTGGGATACGATACGCCGGAAGAGGTCCACGAAGCCGGCCTGCACGAACGATATCATCGAATTCACCAGGATGTGATCCAGTTCGCCCAACGCCTCCACGCGGACGTCCCGGCCGCCGTCGAATACGTCCTGCCGCTCTCCTTCCGTCGCCGCGCCCTGTTCAAGATGACGTTCAAACAGCTCCAGTACCTGGTGGAACTCCGGAGCAAGCCCAGCGGCCACTTTTCCTATCGCGACATCGCCCGTCAAATACACACCGCTTTCAAGGAGGTCCATCCGGCCCTGGCCGGCCTCATCCGCGTTTCCCCTTTCCGCCCCGAGGACTTCTTCGTTCGCTGA
- a CDS encoding ATP-binding cassette domain-containing protein, whose translation MIEAKGLSKYYGEFPALKGISFQISRGEIVGFLGPNGAGKTTAMRILTGYLKPTAGQATVAGVDVLEHPIEVQKKIGYLPETNPLYQDMVVSDYLDFIGDVRKLSKSRRAERMKIMIKKCGLENVLKKSIGELSKGFRQRVGLAQALIHDPELLILDEPTSGLDPKQIIEIRELIKSLGKEKTVVLSTHILPEVHATCERVVIVNEGSIVAIGNTGELQNRVGSKGTVIARIRGQEAQVLQHLRSISGVSDVRPAADSMGIKVDGIGRYEIRCSEPEETAELIFKAASQNGWALRELHAEQASLEDIFLKLTTKE comes from the coding sequence ATGATCGAAGCGAAAGGACTCTCGAAATACTACGGCGAGTTCCCAGCGCTGAAGGGAATCTCGTTTCAGATCTCCCGCGGCGAGATCGTGGGATTTCTCGGGCCGAACGGCGCGGGAAAAACCACGGCCATGCGCATTCTCACGGGCTATCTCAAGCCCACCGCCGGTCAGGCCACCGTGGCAGGGGTGGACGTTCTCGAACATCCCATCGAGGTCCAGAAGAAAATCGGATACCTCCCGGAAACGAATCCGCTGTACCAGGATATGGTCGTGTCCGATTACCTCGATTTCATCGGTGACGTCCGCAAACTGTCCAAGAGCCGGCGCGCCGAACGCATGAAAATCATGATCAAGAAGTGCGGTCTGGAGAATGTCCTCAAGAAGTCGATTGGAGAACTGTCCAAGGGCTTCCGTCAGCGCGTGGGGCTGGCCCAGGCCCTGATCCACGATCCCGAACTTCTCATCCTCGACGAACCGACCTCGGGGCTCGATCCCAAGCAGATCATCGAGATCCGCGAGCTGATCAAGTCGCTCGGCAAGGAAAAGACCGTCGTTCTCTCGACCCACATCCTCCCTGAAGTCCACGCCACCTGCGAACGCGTGGTCATTGTCAACGAGGGCTCCATCGTGGCCATCGGCAACACGGGAGAGCTCCAGAATCGGGTCGGCTCGAAAGGGACGGTCATCGCGAGAATCCGGGGGCAGGAAGCCCAGGTGCTCCAGCACCTTCGATCCATCTCGGGCGTGAGCGACGTTCGGCCGGCCGCCGATTCGATGGGGATCAAGGTGGATGGCATCGGACGGTACGAAATTCGCTGCTCGGAACCGGAGGAGACCGCCGAGCTGATTTTCAAGGCCGCCTCGCAGAATGGATGGGCGTTGCGAGAGCTCCACGCCGAGCAGGCGAGCCTGGAAGACATCTTCCTTAAACTGACGACGAAGGAATAG
- the ispH gene encoding 4-hydroxy-3-methylbut-2-enyl diphosphate reductase — MDVFLAQPRGFCAGVDRAIEIVELALDAFGPPVYVRHEIVHNNHVVNRLREMGARFVDDLAQVPERSILIFSAHGVSPAVRDEARRRNLRTIDATCPLVTKVHIEAVRLARSGYRVLLIGHRTHVEVEGTLGEAPDAIEVIGTVREAQEVRVPDPDRVACVTQTTLSVDDTKEIVEVLRRRFPGLREPKKDDICYATQNRQNAVKELCEEARVVLVVGSPESSNSNRLVEVAVARGARAHLIQNADDIRGEWLAGAECVGVTAGASAPEDLVRKVIERLKELGAISIREIRTAEESIEFALPPELRHMAAIEVRPR, encoded by the coding sequence GTGGATGTCTTCCTCGCTCAACCTCGCGGTTTCTGCGCGGGAGTGGACCGTGCCATCGAGATCGTGGAACTGGCCTTGGATGCGTTCGGACCGCCGGTCTACGTGCGCCATGAAATCGTGCACAACAATCATGTCGTCAACCGCCTGCGGGAAATGGGCGCCCGGTTTGTGGATGACCTGGCCCAGGTTCCCGAACGCTCGATCCTGATCTTCAGCGCCCACGGTGTCTCGCCCGCAGTGCGGGACGAGGCCCGCAGGCGGAATCTCCGGACCATCGATGCCACATGCCCGCTCGTCACGAAAGTTCACATCGAGGCCGTTCGTCTGGCGCGCTCGGGCTACCGGGTGCTGCTCATCGGCCATCGCACTCATGTGGAGGTGGAGGGAACACTGGGCGAGGCGCCGGATGCCATCGAGGTCATCGGAACCGTGAGGGAGGCGCAGGAGGTGCGCGTCCCCGATCCCGACCGCGTGGCCTGCGTAACTCAGACCACGCTCAGCGTGGACGATACGAAAGAGATCGTGGAGGTGCTTCGCCGGCGGTTTCCGGGCCTGCGGGAGCCGAAAAAGGACGACATCTGCTACGCGACACAAAACCGGCAGAACGCCGTGAAAGAGCTGTGCGAAGAAGCCCGGGTCGTTCTCGTGGTCGGCTCCCCGGAGAGCTCCAACTCCAACCGGCTGGTGGAGGTGGCGGTGGCGAGGGGAGCCCGCGCGCACCTGATTCAGAATGCGGACGATATACGAGGCGAGTGGTTGGCGGGCGCCGAGTGCGTAGGCGTAACAGCCGGGGCGTCTGCGCCTGAGGATCTCGTGCGAAAAGTCATCGAGCGCCTGAAAGAGCTGGGGGCAATCTCCATCCGCGAGATCCGGACCGCCGAAGAGAGCATCGAGTTTGCCCTTCCGCCGGAACTCCGGCACATGGCGGCTATCGAGGTTCGGCCTCGATAG